A window from Cryptomeria japonica chromosome 1, Sugi_1.0, whole genome shotgun sequence encodes these proteins:
- the LOC131026743 gene encoding major allergen Pru ar 1, producing MHFLCHRSEAKNSGLSYLHPQDLWFIQVPMAIGSTTVEVIASVDPKRLWMAFAKDSTNFLPKALPNIYSSASIIEGDGGVGSIKKFNFTDANKDLWYDKERVEELNEKELLYRYSTLGKGVLMDEKLKSGKFEMKFNPIKFDDGDECLLVWTSDFETFSESPPSEAKIQELRAEVVAMVKMVESYLLSNPQMYN from the exons ATGCATTTTCTTTGCCATAGATCTGAGGCAAAGAATAGTGGATTATCATATCTTCACCCACAAGATCTTTGGTTCATTCAAGTCCCCATGGCTATAGGTTCTACAACAGTAGAGGTGATAGCCTCTGTTGATCCCAAGAGGCTTTGGATGGCCTTTGCTAAGGACAGCACAAATTTTCTTCCCAAAGCACTGCCCAATATCTACTCTAGTGCTTCCATCATTGAAGGAGATGGAGGAGTGGGATccatcaaaaaattcaacttcaCAGACG CAAACAAGGATCTGTGGTATGACAAGGAGAGGGTGGAAGAACTCAATGAGAAGGAGCTGTTATACCGATATTCCACACTGGGAAAAGGAGTGCTGATGGATGAGAAACTCAAAAGTGGCAAATTTGAGATGAAGTTCAATCCAATAAAATTTGATGATGGTGATGAGTGTCTGCTTGTATGGACTTCTGATTTTGAGACATTCTCTGAGTCACCACCCTCAGAAGCTAAGATTCAAGAGCTCAGGGCTGAAGTTGTTGCTATGGTGAAGATGGTGGAGTCATATCTTTTATCAAATCCTCAAATGTATAACTGA